taatttttgatagaACCgggaaaatatggaaaatttccTATGTTAAGAAATTGAGTTTCTGTCATTTTCAAACCGCCGTAATTTCTAGCTCAAGATAATTTagagttatttatttatatggttAGGAATATCTTGGGGAGATATATCCAACGCTCTTGAGTTTTCATATTTGTGAGATCGTATGAGGTAGATATGTCTGTCAGAAGTTGGGTTGTTAGGTTGAGGAAGGTCccaatccggattttagtaaggTAAACTTGTCATTCACCCAACTATTTCttaattcatattaaatgtttATTAGGGGAAAACTAAGACTTATGTCAgttttacaaaatattattcACGCTTAGTGATTgggagaaaaagagaagagaagaaggaaaggGGGAAATACCAACAATTCGTTAAGAACAGAAAGATCGTcgagtggaattcgtcgggCGGTTTTCCCTACCAAGGTTTGTGATATATTATTGTTTGGTTTATTTAACCCACacccaaatttttttaattcatcgAGTTTTGAATGGATTCAATGATaaacattgaagttcttgaagaatattGGTTAAATTCTTGTTAGTTGAATTGTAGTATGTTTTAGTTGATTTGGTTCATGCTTTCGGGTTGTTTTATGGGTCTAATATATTGGGTATATAGTttattagtgatcctaagtgaTTGGAGAAAGACCCATGGGAGTTTAAaaggtttagagttgaaaaaacaaagaagaatagATAAGATCGTGTGTGAGAGGCCCTTTAGCACAGCGCCGTCGAGAGCCTCTCAATGCAGGCTCTATCCGGGAGGGTTTGCCATGCCGAACCAGCTAAACCCTCTCAGGAACGCATCTGTTCATGAAGCTCTGGTGCACCATACCTCTCGAATGGCAGGGTTGCCTCTAGACCCAATTTTTGCCCCATCTATTCTTACTACTTCCGAAATGATGTATGCACActtcctagttgattccaacactctaaagtaaATCTAtccatcatgaaatcatccataaacatgatattatgaaccttgaattcaatattcaattcaAGGGAAGCTAAAGTCAATGTCAAGGAAGTTAAGAAGTAAAGTCTAAAGCTattatataagttaaaataaattttcctaGAGTCTTATTTAAGTgctttaaatttgtttttaggATAAAGTTTCAAGTTACATAGAGGGTAAAAAGTGAAGTCTttccttcaaagaagtataaggGAACTAATTATTCCCTAAGGAGTTGATTATGATCAAAAGTTTCAAGTCAAGTGAAGAAGTGAAGAGTAcaaagttgagttcatttctttaAAGATATAAGGGAAATAAGTATTGCctagaaattattataatttttttgcatttaagTTGAGAGAAAACTAAGATTTGCCAAAAGAgtttttgaacaagaaaaaggaacactgattccaagagagctttaaAAGCTTATTGTTGAGAGAATTTTTTTATCCTATAGAGAGGAAGGTATTTTAAAAGCGTGAGCTAATGtatattttgagagtagtattgagcaccaacaTGGGGAgaagagttcatattaactcaaatcATCATGTAAAACATCTACCTCTCATGGGTATAAACATGTCATACTTTACATGATCATGTAACCTAATCTAGTGAATCCACTAAATTAAGAAGTCTTATGCAACGACAAAGTATAGCACAGTTCTGGCAGTGTGGGCAAGacgttttataaaattttaggctcatagtggcatttgttggttagagattctccctaagaaactatattactttcatttaaaattaaagttgagtttgttattagaatatctttaatgaactaagttgtttcaatatatatttaatgaatcATCCTTTGGCAGATTGCTTTTATATTTATCTCTTACATTTTTTTGATTTAGTGCAttgaaattttactttattatcaattaaaaattttctatcCAAACATTCTTTGATATTCTTAGAGtttttttattctttgcaagTTGAATTCATAAACTCCTACATATTCTTTCTAAagataatttcaaatatatttttgtgatGGGAGAAATAGAATTctctttaaaaaatttgttaagaCAACAATAAACAGAGTTGCCTTTGTTGTGGacttcatcattttcttttccATGTGACTCTATATTGGTGTTATGGTGGGATTATTTTCTAACAGATTAATTTCATAATCCTCTTCAATGCCTTTTTTCCTAATGATCAAGGACCTCCAAGTGATTTTCCGTTCTCACAACTCTATAAATGATAAGTTTAGTTGCTAAAAAAAGCATGAGTAATTCATGAAAGAGTATTTGGGCAATCTATCTTTTCCCTCAAAAATCCTTTATAAAAATAGCTCTAGATCCCACCCATcagtttttaaaagaaaataaatttaggaACAGACCAATGAAATAAAAGTTTAAGGATAAATTATGTATTGCATTCCACAACTTTatattattaagtataaaaagACATGTATTTACAGACTAGAACGAAATTGAAATAGAAACTAACTCATAAATACTAGCTTTCTAACTTAATAGAGCTATCGCAACAGGAAATTTTGTAATTCTCAATAAAGGATTCGACATATACACAAATGATTACAAGACATTCAATCTTGAACCTAACAAAAATTGCTCTTCTGCGTCTAGGATATTTTCTTGAAGCAACATCGAGAAAGCTTGAAGAGTGTTTGTAACACCTCTGAGATGATTTTGAGTGAACTCAAGGAGAGTCGGACATAAGAAGTGAAGACATAGACAAGGGTTGTTGTCCAGTAGTAGAGCTAGTAGAGCAtattccactagcgtttctttccttttttgattcagactttgtattggttcaatttttgccattataaaattaatacataatgaacgatttctttcagttgcttatctctttaaTGTTAGATgtttgatgatgaacgattatgtAATGTTAAGACTATTTAACATGTATGTTGAAGatcaaaaagtttcaaattttgtgCTAAATTTAATATAGGTGAGGTTTGAATAACACatataggcttgtctgcgacgtCTGAGAGGTTAaggacgccggtctcgtctaggtctagattccagtcgtgacaAAGTGTGTATCAGATcactaggttaaattccgaGGAATATAAGTTCACATTTACCATATTGGGTACTTtttaagtcatggtagtgaagtaaACAACTATCCTGGATTAGCGACTGCATGATGCATaggaaaaatttcccttcttctgatcttattgtgcttttcctaatgtctgagttcttggtgttatgagcgtttctaacatcaatccttgttTTTTTCCAGAGAATGAATACTTGGAGAACTAAGGGTCAGCAGAGGGGAGGAGCAACTGCTAGGGGTAATCAGAATCAACCCCATGCTCTAGCTGGGTTGACTGATTCTGATGTGAGGGCATCTCTAGCCCATATTGCATATGCCATCACGATGCAGGCTCAGGCTATGAGTGCCCAAGCCAACCTACAAGATATTCAGATGGAGAACCCACTGGTTTGCAGCATTGTTGACAGACTGAgagatttcacaaggatgaatcctcctataatCACAGGGGCTAAGGCTTTAGAGGATCCTCAAGAGTTTGTAGACGAGGTACATAAGATCATGGTGGTTATGGGGGCTACTGATACTGAGAAGGCTGAGCTGGGTTCCTAccagctcaaggatgttgcacagatTTGGTGCAAGATGTGCCAAGATAATCGTGTCTTAGGTGGAGTGCCAGTCAAATGGGAGTTGTTGAAGACAACATTTCAAGACAGATTCTTCCGCAGTGAGATGAGGGAGGAAAAGGTTGAGgatttcatcaaccttaagcaaGGCTCTATGAAGGTCATAGAGTATTCCCTTAAGTTTGTTAAGCTATCAAGGTATGTTACTTcccttaaatatttaatattaacaaTGAGGAGAGTACTTAGCTTTGTTgaaattatccaggtatgctacttccTTAGTTTTGAACAGCAGGGATGATATGAGCAGGTTCCTTAAGAGAATCAATGGAGACCTAGATAAGGAGTTTCTAtctgcgatgctccatgataatatggacctttGTAGGTTTATAGTGCAAGTCTAGCATGTAGAGGATAGCCGCAACAAAAGAGGTGTTCATGATGttaggaggcctaggcctcaAGATTAGGTAGGTCCTAGCAATAGAGGCCAGATAAACAATTTTGGCATCCATGCGCAGCTCAGGTTCAAGAAGGGGCAGTATAGTTCTAGGAATTCTAACTCTCAGAGGAGTACAACACCTAGAGGAGGAAAACCTGAAACCAAGAGGGGCAATAGAGGTATGCCTTGAAGGGAGGGGAGGAGTAGGAGAAGTCCACAAATGTTGTTAACAGGTATGCTACAaatattctcaacttctgtttatgctctacttgatccagggtctacgctttctTTTGTGACTCCTCTTCTTgcctttaattttgaaatactacttgaagttctgcatgatcctatagttgTTAGTATACTTTTcggagaaaatgtaagaaataATAGGGTCTACAAGGATTTATCAATAGTTTTAAGTGGTAATTGTATGTGTGCAAAGCtgattgagttacccatgcatgattttgatattattctttgcatggactggcttcacagTTGTTATGCTTGCTTGGACTATCGTAATAGAGTGGTGAGATTTCACTTTCCTGATCAATAAGAGTTAGTCTGAGAGGGGTACAATTCGAATCATActaatcccttgatttcaaatcttaaggccaataaaatgatgtccaaggggttactacatcatcttgtgagtgtgaatgatttagatcatgaaattCCTTCTATAGACTCAGTGACCATAGTGaatgagtttctagatgtgtttcctgaagatTTGCCTAGACTCCCTCCCCTTCGAGTGATTGACTTTAGTATTTACATAGAACCCGATACAAAACCAATCTTTATTCCTACTTATAGAATGGGTCATGGAATTGATGAGATtttgagatggcatgggattcctttgtctatcatttgaGGTAGAGGATCTCAGTTTACTTCACATTTCAGGAGATCTTTTACAGAAAAGCTTGGGCACGCAGGTAAAGCATAGCACTGCCTTTCAACCTCAGACATATGGGCAAGCAGAGTGCACCATTCAGATACGTGAGGACATATTGAGAGCGTGCGTGATTGACTTTAGAGGTAACTAGGATGACCATCTGGCTTttatagagttctcgtataataatagctaccactaCAGTATTAGGATGGTAccgtttgaggcattgtataATAGGAGGCGTAGATTTCTAGTTGGAAGGTTCTAGGTTtgagagtcatccattttgggtccatAGATCACTTATGAGGCCTTAGATAAGGTGAGAGTGATTAAAGATAGTTTGGCTACTGCTAACAACCGACAAATATCATATGCAAACAACATAAAGCTGCCCttagaattaaatttttgttaccacgtttacttgaagatatcacttatgaaaggggtaatgagatttggtagaaaagggaagctAGTCCTGGGTATGTGGGGATATATAAGATCCTTTAGCCTATGGGTGAGGAGGCCTATGGGTTAGTATTGCCTGCGGAGCTAGATTCTGtccatccagtctttcatgtctctatgttgaagaagtgcctaggtgatccacCATCGATTCTACATGTGGAaggtttggggggggggggttgaagACTTGTCTTATAAGgaggtacctgttgagatcttagacagacaggtcaagaGACTGAGGAACAATGAGAGTGCACAGTGAAGGTGTTGtgtagaaatcatgttgttgagGGCACTACGTGGGAGGATgaggccgatatgagatcccgctaccctcatcttttaagctcttgaggttagacttcctacttTAAAGGCTATATTTCCTTATCTCTCcgtattttgttgttattgcttGATTATGCattgtgattatgttatgatctgATTGGCATTACGAAGTGTAGTggtagtgtcattcagggatgaATGTTTGtaagggggataatgtaacaacccaaaaataGAATAGGATAATTACTTaaggttatttaattaatatttaaaatctgaaattttaagggcataatgaTCCTTTCAcgtatttaataaaataaatcagatttttatattaatttaattaaatcctattttgactaagtcttgaatttagtctcTTAATCCTAATAACTCTCTCCCTCACGTTTCTCAACTCTCTCCCACGTCTCTCAACTCTCATTCTATCACGCTCTGACTAACAAGAAAGCTCAAGAACAATTTAATAACAATTATCTTCAAACTTGAAAAACACAAGAAAAGTTTTAAGAAAAGCAAGGTAATTAAAAACGTCAAGGCAAATGGAGGTTGTTTGTCGAGTGGCGTGTACGTTGAGGAGAATTTCAGCGTTGTTTGGAGGAGTTTTTGAGCAGCAGCTGCACACTTCAACAACATCAAAAGGTATcggtttcttctctcttggtccctttccaaAGAGGTCCCTTACGATTCAAAAGATTCATTccaaaactaaggttgttcccttttttttatGTCCTTGTCCCTAGCTCCCAAACGAaatcgtaggttgggtatgttgcGTTGATATATTTAGGAATGAATGctgtttttatattaaatttgaacATGTTTATGTGAcgtaaattataaaaatgatattcAGAGTGTGATCGAAAATGTTGGTGTGGGTGAGCACGTTAGCAGTGCCTTAGCCACTTTTCGGAGTCGTATAAGGCATGAAattcttgtgtattttatgtttaaaatgtgTATATCATGTTATATTCATAGCaatgaaatataattgattGAAATTACCATCTTTTAGCGAACTAAACTTATGAAAAATGTGCCTAAAAATGAGTTGAAGAATGACTAAAATTTTCCATATTTGATTACTCTTCAAGAATGTCAAATTTTGggtttttttaaaagtcaaataaaataagtgaggtcaatgggaattcaacccaagacctcacatgtaaaagaagctgaaaaagagagaaaaaataaaaagaaaatggggttGGTGGGAACCGAACTTGACAATTGTCTTCGGGAGAAGGGAAAAGAAAATGGGGTTGGGGGGAATCGAACTCGTGAACTGGGAGAAGAAGgaggataaaaataaatcaaacaaataagtGGGAGGCGTAGGATTCGAATCCACGTCTTCAGAGCAGACAGTgaaggagaagagaaaaatagaaaaaatgaaaagaaaaaggggtTACGGGGAATCGGTTTTAGTTCCCCTTGGACAATAGAGAAAATGAGAGACTATGGAaggaaaaaaggaaattaattaaAGGAAAAGTATGGGTCGTGGGGAATTGATCCCACACCACGTCAGGCTCTTGGCTCCATGCCTCCCAAACCGCCAAGACCACACGGAGATCGcgttctttccctatcttttttgtactagttcataagtgatgtacctatcatTCCTAGTTAATTCCAATACAATAAattacatctaaacatcatgagtttatccataaatatgagatcatgatctttgaatccataatctaattaaagaaaagttaagatcaaagtcaaggaagttaggagtcaagtttaaaagtaagaagcaagtcaaagtatgttttaaaagtttttaaagagTCACAAACTATCatcttatctttttttttgagGTTCAAGTTACTAGTTTCGAAAAGAGAACGAGTTGAGATAAATTCTCAAAACCTATTAGGGaattaagtattccctaagattTAACTTTTATGACAAgtaaagagcaagagttgaCGTCATTTCTAAAAATCTATAAGGGAATTAAGTATTCCGTAATggttttaaaatgtttaacatttaattaaatgaaaacaaAGAGTTCCAAAACAGTTTTGAACTAAAAGGGGAATATTGATACCTCAAGGGGCTTATTAAAGATAAAGGGTTAACTAAATTATCTTAATCCAAAGgaaggaagttttattaaatttatgagctaaagtatgttttgggagtagtattaatcaccgatgtggagatgagagttcatattaactcaattttaCATGTAAAGCATGAAGCCATTATTATAATTGGCGAGTCATACTTTTTTGATGACCACGTCAGTTATCGAGTGGATCCATCAAGCTAATTAAGGTCTTGTACCAATGGAAAGGTATATAAAGGTCCTTGGGTAACCTGAGGTAAaatattgtatcatcacttaagctcaaagtgatggttgtcggttagagaatctcccacaaaagtcacattactttcatataaataatgttgaatttgttattgcattttttaaaGGAACTatgttgttttattgttttacaaGCTTCATATATATCACATGTATTTTAAATTGCTCCATATACATACTTTGAGTTAAgcatattcttgagttgagtagagCCAACGTAAGTTCATCTTAATCCCGTCAAACTTAAGTCGTCATTTATCTTTCCAACTCTCATACTCGTACATACAATGTACTTATGCAAGTTCGTCTGCATTTTTTCACGATACACACGCAGGTACAAGGATTAGCACGCAACTTGTCATTGATCCCATTGAGCACCCCATAGTCACTTGTTGAGCCTTTGTGCATTCTACAGAACATCCTTTTTATTGCCTTTCTAGCATAGTTCATTAGGGTGTTTTTGGGTCtttcccaacatccatctcagttattacaggcttcatagacaaataGATGGTTAGTAGTTATGTTTTGGAGTATAATTTAACTTGTGTTCAATATGTTTAACTGTTGAGAATTAGTGTATTTTTGGTCAAGacaattatttatgtttttttcgaagaaaatatttttagttcttTACCTAGGATACTTATTGTATTTTTCTTAGTTAAGTAAGATAGACCAAGGTCTCGCTTACGGCCAACAATGATCTTTGGGTGCCGGCCACGTCTAGAGTATAGGCTCTGGGATTGAAAAACTTAGTATCCAGCACAAAATTCAAGAGtcttagggagtctatgaaggcATGTTTAAAGAGTATTGTTCATCATCCTAAAGAGGTCCACATCTATGATGCAAAGGCAACAATATTTAGGAACATCAAACTTCTTCACATTATTTTCGCGCTTTACAGTTTTATCTATAAAAAGTTCTCTCTCTAATTCATGCTTGTGTGTGTTTCAAATCATCATCCTCCACGAAAAGCATTCATAGGTTGATCAACTAGGAGAAATGTTGAGGAACAAGAGTTACTCAATACACAGGATGTGCAAGCTCAAGGAGATGTTACCAATGTTGAGTTCCGGGAAGCCATCCGAATTGTATGTAAAGTAGTAACCAACCTGTTCGAGTAATAGAAAAGAGCACGATAAGAAGAGACTGATACCTCAAGGATTCATTTGTTTCtaagaatgaatcctcctaggTTTACTGGATCAAGCACCACTTAGGATGCAAAAAACATTGTAGAAGAATAGAAAAAGATGTTTGAAGTGATGGATTTGATTAATACTGAGAGAGTTGAATTAGTTGCATATCAATTGAACAGTCTATCCTGAACCTGGTTTGACCAATGAAAGGAGGGCATAGTTAAGGACGCACCACCTCCAAGTTGGGAATTTTTGAAGACGACTTCTTAGGGTGATTCTTTCCTCGAGAATTGAAGGAAGCAAAGTTACGAGAGTTCCTCACTTTGAAACAGGACTCCATGAGTGTTTGTGAGTATGTGTTGGCATTTACAAATTTTTCTTGCTATGCTCCGGAGATGGTTAATGATATGAAGAGTAGGATGATATTGTTTGTTGCGAGTTCGGGTCTTGCTTTAGGCACACAAGGTAGTACTACAATGTTGATTGGTGATATGGACATATCCAAGCTTATGGACTATGTTTAATATCTTGAAGATGAGAGGCAGAGGGACAGAAAGGAATACACAAACAATAAAACTATTATTGGGAATGAGTCTGGGCGGTAGAAAGgtagttcacatcaaccacaatttcaaaaatcaaaggGGCACGCACCATCGTCTTCTAGTGCACTTGCTCCCTAAAATAGAGGTGAGTATAATGGTCAGACTTCACTGAACTTCAAGTCTTGACCTACCCAGTCCGAAGGAAGTGTGGAACAAGGAGTTAGTGGGATTTTTGCATGTGGTAAATGTGGTATAATCCACTTGAGTAAATGTCGTAATGACGAGACAGGTTGTTTCAAGTGTTGTCAAGAGGGTCACTTTGTTAGAGAGTGCCCTGAGAATAACAAAGGTGGTGGAAATTAGGGCAAGGGAGCTCAAAATTCATCAGTTGCTCCACCAGATATGACTACACCTAGAGGAGACACTTCTGTTACTAGTAGAAGAGCAAATCAACTTTATGCATTCACTAGCAACCAAGAGCTACAAAACTCTGCAGATGTTGTTACGGGTATGatcaaattctttaattttgatgtttatgctttgttagaCCCAGGAGAAAGTTTATCTTTCCTAAATCAatatgttgcaaatcagtttgaGATTCTTCCTGAAAAACATTACGTACCCTTCTATGTTTGTACACCGCTTGGGGAGTCTATTCTAGGTGAAAAAATCTATCATGATTATCCTATTTCCATCAATCACAAAAATACCATGGTTGATTTAATAGAGTAAGATTTAGTAAATTTTTATGTCATTCAAGGTATCGACTGAATCCATGCAAGTTATGAATCTATAGACTGCATAACTCGGGTTGTTAAGTTTCAAATTCCTAATAATCAAATCATAGTTTCAAAGGGGTGTATATATAGCTTAGTCTCAGTTAATGATTCAAGTTTTTAGGTACTTTCCCTTAAGAAATTGCCTATATTCagtgagtttccagaagtcCTTCCTTATGATCTACTTCGACTCCGGCCCGAGAAACAGATAGACTTCGGCATACATGTCATTGATGATACTCTTCCTATCCCTATTCCTCCATAATAAAATGGCACCAAAAATGTTAAAAgagttataaaataaattgaaagactataaaataaatgttttactAGACCAAGTATCTTATCTTGGGGCGCTCTGATTTTGTTTGTGACAAACAAAGATAATTCCTTTAGGATGTGTTTATATTACAAccaattgaataaggtgaccatgaagaataaatatcctctttcACGGATAGGTGATCtgttttataaatttcaagGTTCTTCTTGATTTTCCATGATTTGACCTTAGATCAGTCTATCATTAGTTGAAAGTACAGTAATGCAATATGCCAGAGACAACTTTTAGAAAAAGGTTTGGACATTATGAATATTTGGTTTGAGAAATCTTCCTGCAACGTTCAGGGATCTTATCAAAAGAGTCTTCAAACGTCATTTTGACCTATTTTTCAGTATATTCATTAATGACATACTGGTTTATTCAACGAATTAATAAGATAATGCTAGTCACCTAAGGATTGTTCTAAAGACTTTGAAGGATAAGGATGTATAatccaagttctccaagtgtgagttttggagtAAATCCATGGCATTCTTATGTCACATTATTTTCACTGTGGGATTAGAGTTGACACTCAGAAGATAGAAGCAATTCAGAATTGACCTAGACTCACATCCAACTGATATAAGGGGTTTCTCGAGTTTGGCTAGTTATTATAGGAGATTTATGAAAGGATTTTTATCTATCTCGTCTCATTTGACAATGTTGACTCAAAATACATTCAAATTTAaatggtctgaagcttgtgagaaaagcttttaggagttgaaaaagaaattgaagtcCGCTGCGTTTTGACTTTACCGGAAGGAACTTTAgtttttgtggtgtattgtgatacATCAAGAGTTTTTTTGGGAGTTCTTGATGGAAactcattaaattattttttgttgaattgtATTGTATCCCAAGTAGATTTGATTCATTTTTCCGGACTGTTTTTGGGTCTAATCTATAGAATAATGATATATTAAGAGATCCTAAGTGTTTGTCGTGGGATCCCTTAAAGTTTGGGATgtttagaatttaaaattgaagaagaaaagccAATAAACTCGTCTGACATGACCTGAAGCGCCGCACCTTCTAGAATCCCTCAGGACAGAACCTTTCTATCAGGCATGGCGGACCAGCAAGAGTGCCTCAGGACTGTGTCTACACATCAAGTTCTAGCGCTCCGCGCCTCTCTGAGCCTCTAGACCCCTTAGAGGACCCATTCATTCCCTATCTTTTCATACTAGTTtttaagtgatgtacctatcatTCCTAgttaattccaacactctaaagtacatttaaatatcatgaaacaatccataaacatgagataatGATCCTTAAATCCACAATCTATGTCGATGAAAGTTAAAATCAAAGTCAAGTAAGTTAGGAGTCAAGTTTAAAtgtaagaagcaagtcaaagtatgtttttgaatttttcaaagattcttaaacaatcattttaactttggtttaaggctcaagttacaAGTTGAGCAAAGTATAAAtagttgagttaaattctcaaaagctatagGGAACTATGTATTCCATATAAGTTATGTTTCTAGTCAAGTAAAGAGCGAGAGTTAAATTCATTCCTGAAAAGATATAATGGAACTATGTATTCCCTAAAGATTtataaatgtttcacattttagttaaaaacaaactaatagtTTTAAAAGAGTTTTGAATAAAAGGGGAACATTTATTCCAAAAGGGGCTTTTTAAACCTAAACGGTTTAGTaatatctcaacccaaaggaaggaTGTTGTATTAAAAGTACGAGCTAAATTATGTTTAAgtagtagtattgagcactatATGGATATTAGAGTTCAATGAAACCATCATGGGAATTAACgggtcataatttttagattattACGTAAGATTATCTAGTGGATCAACAAAGATAACTAAAGTCCTATACCGATGGAAAGTAAAAGGATGGTCCGTGGTCAACGTGGAGTAAAAACTCGTATCATCACATAGAATAAGAATGATGGTTGTCTGTTAGAGAGTCTCCCGTAAaagttatattactttcatatataagtgaggttgattttgttatttcatttgtttaacaaactaagttgttt
The sequence above is a segment of the Solanum lycopersicum chromosome 10, SLM_r2.1 genome. Coding sequences within it:
- the LOC138338842 gene encoding uncharacterized protein: MNTWRTKGQQRGGATARGNQNQPHALAGLTDSDVRASLAHIAYAITMQAQAMSAQANLQDIQMENPLVCSIVDRLRDFTRMNPPIITGAKALEDPQEFVDEVHKIMVVMGATDTEKAELGSYQLKDVAQIWCKMCQDNRVLGGVPVKWELLKTTFQDRFFRSEMREEKVEDFINLKQGSMKVIEYSLKFVKLSRYATSLVLNSRDDMSRFLKRINGDLDKEFLSAMLHDNMDLCRFIVQLRFKKGQYSSRNSNSQRSTTPRGGKPETKRGNRGSTLSFVTPLLAFNFEILLEVLHDPIVVSILFGENVRNNRVYKDLSIVLSGNCMCAKLIELPMHDFDIILCMDWLHSCYACLDYRNRVVRFHFPDQ